Proteins co-encoded in one Bremerella sp. TYQ1 genomic window:
- a CDS encoding protoglobin family protein, whose product MKQIDESRLETDLAYRFGYLLEFVGFGEDDIAAIHGSAGALAPLVPSLVDAVYDKLHGYDATWRHFVPRQHGYEGDIPTSVEELAVDHEQIKFRKQHLARYLETLVTKPYDEKMLTYLDMVGKIHTPAAGSKQLDVPLVQMNALMGFVADALIATITGLGLDRDTEVKTLRAFNKLLWLQNDLINKHYVPVPEAVA is encoded by the coding sequence ATGAAACAGATCGATGAATCTCGGCTAGAAACAGATTTGGCGTACCGATTCGGCTATTTACTCGAGTTCGTTGGATTCGGGGAAGATGATATTGCCGCGATCCATGGTTCGGCCGGGGCGTTGGCTCCGCTGGTCCCCTCTCTGGTCGACGCCGTTTACGACAAGCTGCATGGATACGACGCGACCTGGCGGCACTTCGTCCCTCGCCAACATGGTTACGAAGGGGACATACCGACTTCGGTCGAGGAGCTTGCGGTCGATCACGAGCAGATCAAATTCCGCAAACAACACCTGGCCCGCTATCTCGAAACGCTCGTCACGAAGCCTTACGACGAGAAGATGCTGACCTATTTAGACATGGTCGGCAAGATCCATACCCCTGCTGCCGGCAGCAAGCAGTTGGATGTACCGCTGGTTCAAATGAACGCGTTGATGGGCTTTGTCGCCGACGCATTAATCGCAACGATCACCGGGCTGGGGCTCGATCGAGATACCGAAGTTAAAACACTTCGCGCCTTCAACAAATTGTTGTGGCTGCAAAACGACTTGATCAACAAGCACTACGTTCCTGTTCCGGAAGCAGTGGCTTAG
- a CDS encoding M20 family metallopeptidase, with amino-acid sequence MPMDVVELTQRLVKVPSVNPMGHKVDQPEIQLEHRLGDLLQQIFGEIGVEHERIEVAPQRDNVIACLPGSSDKIIVLEAHQDTVPVEGMTIDPFGGKRVENRIYGRGSCDVKGGMAMCLAVLSRLKENPSENLPTVLVACTVNEECGFTGARHLASTWKDGKSKLISRKPDAVFVAEPTLMNVVVSHKGVIRWRCHTHGQAAHSSKPSVGDNAIYRMANVLNAIREYEQTVLAKAPEQGKLGPPTISVGTIEGGVSVNTVPDRCTIEIDRRVLPGESQEAVRQEVIDFIASKIDEPSKVKHDPPYMSSPGLPLDQANSALAERIAHVAKEFGVTSEPMQVAYGTDSPAFFAIGVPSVVFGPGSLAQAHTKDEFIEVEQLYTATDVLEAVCRSYS; translated from the coding sequence ATGCCAATGGATGTGGTGGAACTGACACAACGCCTTGTTAAAGTTCCCAGCGTCAATCCGATGGGCCATAAAGTCGATCAGCCCGAGATCCAGCTCGAACACCGCCTTGGCGATCTGTTGCAGCAGATCTTCGGCGAGATCGGTGTTGAGCATGAACGGATCGAAGTCGCTCCGCAGCGAGACAACGTGATCGCATGCCTGCCGGGAAGTTCCGACAAAATCATCGTGCTCGAAGCACATCAAGACACCGTTCCGGTCGAAGGGATGACGATCGATCCCTTTGGCGGCAAACGAGTCGAGAATCGGATTTACGGTCGTGGTTCGTGCGATGTGAAAGGAGGCATGGCAATGTGTCTGGCTGTCCTTTCGCGTCTGAAAGAGAACCCCAGCGAAAACCTGCCGACCGTACTAGTCGCCTGCACGGTGAACGAAGAGTGCGGCTTCACTGGGGCACGTCACCTGGCAAGTACCTGGAAAGATGGCAAGTCGAAGCTGATTTCTCGCAAGCCTGACGCCGTGTTCGTCGCAGAGCCGACATTGATGAATGTTGTCGTCTCGCACAAAGGCGTCATTCGTTGGCGCTGCCATACCCACGGACAAGCGGCCCACAGCAGCAAGCCTTCGGTCGGCGATAATGCGATTTATCGCATGGCGAATGTTTTGAACGCCATTCGCGAGTACGAACAAACAGTTCTCGCCAAAGCGCCTGAACAAGGTAAGCTTGGCCCGCCGACCATCAGTGTTGGAACCATCGAAGGGGGCGTCAGCGTCAATACGGTCCCAGATCGTTGCACGATCGAGATCGATCGGCGAGTTCTTCCTGGCGAGTCTCAAGAAGCCGTTCGCCAAGAGGTAATCGACTTCATCGCCTCGAAGATCGATGAGCCATCCAAAGTTAAGCATGACCCGCCGTACATGAGTTCCCCTGGCTTGCCATTGGATCAAGCCAACAGTGCTTTGGCAGAAAGAATTGCCCACGTCGCGAAAGAATTCGGCGTGACAAGCGAGCCGATGCAGGTCGCCTACGGGACCGATTCGCCAGCGTTCTTTGCCATTGGCGTGCCATCGGTCGTCTTTGGGCCAGGATCATTGGCTCAGGCTCATACCAAAGACGAGTTCATCGAAGTCGAGCAGCTCTATACTGCCACCGACGTCCTGGAAGCTGTTTGCCGCAGCTATTCGTAA
- a CDS encoding Mrp/NBP35 family ATP-binding protein, with the protein MADAQQVIKALESIKDPLSGRSITTTDQVKEVDVNGTKVSFILELTTHSAPLWEETKELAKRQVQQAIPELTEINIELREHQRKIEPIGQIGLPARSVIAVGSGKGGVGKSTVASCLAYALSKSGAKVGLMDADIYGPSIPHLLGVSGRPEVIEKRIQPKEVDGMKVISMGLIVEPNEAVIWRGPMLHGAVTQFLRDTDWGPLDYLIIDMPPGTGDIALTLSQLLPLTGSVVVCTPQQVALLDAIKAVAMFRKVKIPVLGMVENMSGFVCPDTGKEWDIFGRGGAQEKAKELDVPFLGDVPITISIREQGDAGKTSEVLQNEVTAPRFEKIAYNVVKQLADSAAEKPPMPSLTVL; encoded by the coding sequence ATGGCTGATGCCCAACAAGTCATCAAAGCCCTTGAAAGTATCAAAGACCCCCTCAGTGGGCGTTCGATCACCACGACCGATCAAGTAAAAGAGGTCGATGTGAACGGAACGAAGGTATCCTTCATCCTGGAATTGACCACACACAGTGCGCCGCTGTGGGAAGAAACGAAAGAGCTTGCCAAGCGGCAAGTTCAGCAAGCCATTCCAGAGCTAACCGAGATCAACATCGAACTGCGTGAGCATCAGCGCAAGATTGAACCGATCGGACAGATTGGTTTACCGGCAAGAAGCGTGATTGCCGTCGGTTCCGGTAAAGGAGGCGTCGGTAAAAGCACCGTAGCGTCCTGCCTGGCATACGCTTTAAGCAAGTCTGGTGCGAAAGTTGGCTTGATGGATGCCGACATCTATGGCCCGAGCATTCCGCATCTGCTGGGTGTCAGTGGTCGGCCGGAAGTGATCGAAAAGCGCATTCAACCGAAAGAGGTGGATGGCATGAAGGTCATTTCCATGGGTTTGATTGTCGAACCTAACGAAGCGGTCATCTGGCGTGGCCCCATGCTGCATGGTGCGGTGACGCAGTTCCTTCGCGATACCGATTGGGGACCGCTCGATTACTTGATCATCGACATGCCGCCTGGCACTGGCGACATTGCGTTGACGCTCAGCCAACTGCTTCCGCTAACAGGAAGCGTGGTCGTCTGCACGCCGCAGCAAGTGGCTCTGCTGGATGCGATAAAAGCAGTGGCCATGTTCCGCAAAGTGAAGATCCCTGTGCTCGGTATGGTCGAGAACATGAGCGGCTTCGTTTGTCCTGACACCGGCAAAGAATGGGACATCTTCGGTCGCGGTGGTGCCCAAGAGAAAGCCAAAGAACTGGACGTGCCGTTCCTAGGCGATGTGCCGATCACGATCTCGATTCGTGAACAGGGAGACGCTGGAAAGACCAGTGAAGTCCTACAGAATGAAGTGACCGCGCCACGGTTCGAGAAGATCGCTTATAACGTGGTGAAGCAGTTGGCCGATTCGGCTGCCGAGAAGCCGCCGATGCCTTCGCTGACGGTGCTGTAA
- a CDS encoding Rrf2 family transcriptional regulator produces the protein MFSQTVEYALRAVCHLAYTAPESSTTEQIANSTKVPIAYLSKVLQGLARSGVVRSQRGVGGGISLVKTPEELTILEVVNAVDPIVRITTCPLGLEAHGKNLCPLHRRLDNAMASVEEAFQNTTLAEVIAEPTTSIPLCEFPGARPSNKK, from the coding sequence ATGTTTTCGCAAACCGTTGAATATGCGCTGCGTGCTGTTTGTCATCTTGCGTATACCGCGCCAGAAAGTTCGACAACCGAGCAGATCGCCAACAGCACCAAAGTGCCGATCGCCTATCTATCGAAGGTGCTGCAAGGGTTGGCACGTTCCGGCGTCGTCCGTTCGCAGCGGGGTGTTGGAGGGGGGATCTCGCTGGTCAAAACACCGGAAGAGTTAACCATTCTCGAAGTTGTCAACGCGGTCGATCCAATCGTGCGAATCACGACGTGTCCGCTTGGTTTGGAAGCCCACGGAAAGAACCTGTGCCCGCTGCATCGCCGCTTAGATAACGCAATGGCCAGCGTGGAAGAAGCATTCCAAAACACGACCCTGGCCGAGGTTATCGCCGAGCCAACGACAAGCATCCCGCTGTGCGAGTTTCCTGGGGCACGACCGTCGAATAAGAAATGA
- a CDS encoding sigma 54-interacting transcriptional regulator, producing the protein MPSPPRKPTTFLIQAFDLSAWPVMLFGEGNSVRYVNSAAEKALGVAKEELLEQSAKYHGLGQLPKALQLVSDLCPASNVWLGEVATREVTLVANSDDSPSTWQAVFYPINDSPDSESITLVRNVVVMLAPPDKFPHTGPLQPQEEIHATLQSLRHEYRGRYAVSHLVGISTAMIRVRRLVDLASQSRVPVLVIGEQGTGREQVARTICYASNHGQAGPVITIQCELMDAEIMQTTIRAFARRCQDDDEANHASLILLDAHKLDLGAQSELLHLLDLVDVDLRILSTSDESLLELARRGQFREDLAFRISTLEIDLPPLCDRPEDIPYLAQAVVEELNIPSDRQLQSISAEAIDRLQQQEWPGNIDQLNELLTTAHQSATGFTLEVTDFPAAVSQSPTKKIEAKPPESIDLDAALEAYEREILQRTLKAAKGNKTQAANMLSISRARLHRRIEQWGLE; encoded by the coding sequence GTGCCTTCACCACCTCGCAAACCGACGACATTTCTTATTCAAGCCTTCGACTTGTCGGCATGGCCGGTGATGTTATTTGGCGAAGGAAATTCGGTTCGTTACGTCAATTCCGCCGCCGAAAAAGCTTTGGGCGTCGCGAAGGAAGAACTCTTAGAACAATCAGCCAAGTACCATGGCCTCGGTCAACTGCCCAAGGCATTGCAATTGGTGTCGGACCTCTGCCCTGCTTCGAACGTGTGGCTCGGCGAAGTCGCCACGCGAGAAGTAACGCTTGTCGCCAACTCGGACGATTCTCCTTCGACATGGCAGGCCGTTTTTTACCCGATCAACGATTCGCCTGATAGTGAATCGATCACGCTGGTGCGAAACGTGGTCGTCATGCTTGCCCCGCCTGACAAGTTTCCACATACCGGGCCGCTACAGCCGCAGGAAGAGATTCACGCGACGCTTCAGTCGCTGCGGCACGAGTACCGTGGACGTTACGCAGTGAGTCACCTGGTTGGTATCAGTACGGCCATGATTCGCGTGCGACGACTGGTCGACTTAGCTTCGCAGTCACGTGTCCCGGTTTTAGTGATCGGCGAACAAGGAACGGGACGCGAACAAGTCGCGCGGACCATTTGTTATGCCTCGAACCACGGACAAGCAGGTCCAGTGATCACTATCCAGTGCGAACTGATGGACGCCGAGATCATGCAAACCACCATTCGTGCCTTCGCCAGACGTTGTCAGGATGATGACGAAGCCAACCATGCCTCACTCATTTTGCTCGACGCTCACAAGCTTGACTTGGGGGCCCAATCGGAACTGCTGCATTTGCTCGATCTGGTCGATGTCGATTTGCGAATCTTGTCGACGTCTGACGAATCGCTTTTAGAACTTGCGCGACGTGGGCAATTTCGTGAAGACCTTGCATTTCGGATCTCGACGTTAGAAATCGATTTGCCCCCCCTTTGCGATCGTCCGGAAGACATCCCTTACCTGGCTCAAGCGGTTGTCGAAGAGTTGAACATTCCTTCGGATCGGCAATTGCAATCGATTTCAGCGGAAGCCATTGATCGATTGCAGCAGCAAGAGTGGCCAGGAAATATCGATCAGTTGAACGAACTGCTCACCACCGCACATCAATCGGCGACTGGGTTTACGCTGGAAGTGACCGACTTCCCTGCTGCCGTATCTCAATCGCCCACCAAAAAGATTGAAGCGAAACCGCCGGAATCGATCGATCTTGACGCTGCCCTGGAAGCATACGAGCGCGAGATCTTGCAGCGGACGCTGAAAGCCGCCAAGGGTAATAAGACCCAAGCGGCCAATATGCTGAGCATTTCCCGAGCCCGACTGCACCGCCGAATCGAACAATGGGGGCTCGAATGA
- a CDS encoding DUF1559 domain-containing protein: MSKLSSPHMHPSKRSGFTLVELLVVIAIIGVLIALLLPAVQQAREAARRMQCTNNLKQIGLASHNFQDTYGHLPFGGADLTSATALGSDCCSAQQLDYLNWTYHLMPFIEQQNLYDLGDENDVVNSASVIARNPVIGYYCPSRRAPTPHSGYYRTDYAGNAGEWHDDGANKETSTGKKGVIVNNKLGLKMVVERIRDGSSNTIMFGEKALHPESHGTEGGDNERYVNAGWDQCVMRWGSFYDTSDGTTYGLSPISDNDSVYKNDSGSWVFDKTELSHGGEFGQWHAYFGSSHAGVANFALADGSVRSVPFTVDQNVFRRATNSKDGEVFEWP; encoded by the coding sequence ATGTCCAAGTTAAGCTCCCCACACATGCACCCCTCGAAACGCTCAGGCTTCACCCTGGTCGAACTGCTGGTGGTGATTGCCATCATCGGCGTTTTGATCGCCCTCCTCCTTCCTGCCGTCCAGCAAGCACGCGAAGCTGCTCGCCGCATGCAATGCACGAACAACCTGAAGCAAATCGGCCTGGCCAGTCACAACTTCCAAGATACCTACGGTCATCTGCCGTTTGGTGGTGCCGACCTAACCAGCGCTACGGCACTCGGTAGCGACTGCTGCTCTGCACAACAGCTCGATTACCTGAACTGGACGTATCACCTGATGCCGTTCATCGAACAACAGAACTTGTACGACCTGGGCGACGAAAACGATGTCGTGAACTCGGCCAGCGTGATCGCTCGTAATCCTGTGATTGGTTACTACTGCCCATCGCGTCGCGCTCCGACGCCTCATAGCGGTTACTACCGTACCGACTACGCTGGTAACGCTGGCGAATGGCATGACGACGGTGCGAACAAGGAAACCAGCACCGGCAAGAAGGGCGTGATTGTCAATAACAAGCTTGGTTTGAAAATGGTTGTCGAACGTATCCGCGACGGATCGTCCAATACGATCATGTTCGGCGAAAAAGCACTTCACCCCGAGTCCCACGGTACCGAAGGTGGCGATAACGAACGTTACGTCAACGCTGGCTGGGACCAATGCGTGATGCGATGGGGTTCGTTCTACGACACCTCGGACGGTACCACTTACGGGCTGTCGCCAATCTCCGACAATGATTCGGTTTACAAAAACGATTCGGGTTCGTGGGTCTTTGACAAGACCGAATTGTCACACGGTGGTGAATTCGGTCAATGGCACGCCTACTTCGGTTCGTCTCATGCCGGCGTCGCTAACTTCGCATTGGCAGATGGTTCGGTCCGCTCGGTACCATTCACCGTCGATCAAAACGTCTTCCGTCGTGCGACGAACTCGAAAGATGGCGAAGTTTTCGAGTGGCCGTAA
- a CDS encoding STN domain-containing protein: MRASLWMGLLGLMIVAGPSFAEENSEGGIQAIQLAPAATTQQTLQQIDAWEKKLQTTKARIDVIEAPLTDALTVLSEQTEIPIRIDVRALDDVGLSGDMPITFHSPEMTTETALKLLLREVVLTFRVDSSGVVVTTQEESERSLRLKFYPVDDLAGNDTAEGFDQLRDLIITCIESPSWEDLGGPGTIRRFQNGLLVNQRYEIHRMLEGLLTQLREMKQQPGEKYSTASRSVFPDEDRAEKVEAQLKSTQIPIDFIETPLQEVVEYLSHVGHVPIHVARGSLDEIGMSVDQPISLTLNKVSLKEALDVITKQYDLSWYIVGEMIIITTHEEAESELEIRVYPVRDIVWHGLNITDPETRTFLQEHTMTLWDRFPTPLGNTSEKTPELPRMPDYDDLLETITSTVEPESWEKLGGPGSIAELPSCDVIVVQQTREEHEQVAQLLHLIRLHRSQADAQQLEQQIRQLEDETISIRYEAYPASDSGKTYSKGDLEAIGRQLQRTVESTSWELPNHSVIATESGLLVRHRRETQRQILSFLNEIGIGLPKPYAGDLDSNEPLPEKVRGGMGPGGFSAPSDVEHGGFF; this comes from the coding sequence ATGCGTGCTTCGTTATGGATGGGCTTGCTTGGCTTGATGATCGTAGCTGGGCCAAGTTTCGCAGAGGAAAACAGCGAGGGGGGAATTCAGGCAATTCAACTTGCCCCAGCCGCAACGACTCAGCAAACGCTGCAGCAGATTGACGCATGGGAAAAGAAGCTGCAGACGACCAAGGCTCGAATCGACGTCATTGAAGCACCATTGACCGATGCGCTGACGGTTCTGTCGGAGCAGACGGAGATTCCGATCCGTATTGACGTGCGAGCTCTGGACGACGTGGGTCTCAGCGGCGATATGCCGATCACGTTTCATTCTCCAGAAATGACAACCGAAACCGCTTTAAAGCTGCTGCTACGGGAGGTCGTGCTGACGTTCCGAGTCGATTCGTCCGGTGTCGTCGTTACCACGCAAGAGGAATCCGAACGAAGCTTGCGACTGAAGTTCTATCCGGTCGACGATCTTGCCGGCAACGATACCGCTGAAGGGTTTGATCAGCTGCGAGACCTGATCATCACCTGCATCGAGTCCCCTTCCTGGGAAGATCTCGGCGGCCCGGGAACCATTCGACGATTTCAAAATGGCCTGCTTGTCAATCAGCGGTATGAAATCCATCGCATGTTGGAAGGCCTGCTGACGCAACTGCGAGAAATGAAACAGCAGCCCGGCGAAAAGTACTCGACCGCTTCACGCTCGGTCTTTCCTGACGAGGATCGAGCGGAGAAAGTGGAAGCCCAGTTGAAGTCAACGCAAATCCCGATCGACTTCATCGAGACACCACTCCAGGAAGTCGTCGAGTACCTTTCCCACGTCGGGCACGTACCGATCCATGTCGCTCGCGGTTCGCTCGACGAAATCGGCATGTCGGTCGACCAGCCGATTTCGCTGACGCTGAACAAAGTATCGTTGAAAGAAGCCCTGGATGTCATCACGAAGCAGTACGATCTGTCGTGGTACATCGTAGGCGAGATGATTATTATCACCACGCATGAAGAAGCGGAAAGCGAGCTGGAAATTCGTGTTTATCCTGTCCGAGATATCGTCTGGCATGGACTGAATATCACCGACCCTGAGACACGCACATTCCTGCAAGAACACACCATGACGTTATGGGACCGCTTTCCCACGCCGCTCGGCAATACGTCAGAGAAGACGCCAGAGCTTCCGAGGATGCCAGACTATGATGACCTTTTGGAGACGATCACATCCACAGTCGAACCTGAATCGTGGGAAAAGCTGGGCGGTCCTGGCTCGATCGCCGAACTTCCCTCGTGCGATGTCATCGTTGTTCAACAGACACGTGAAGAGCACGAACAAGTTGCCCAGTTGCTGCACCTGATTCGATTGCATCGAAGCCAGGCCGATGCCCAACAACTGGAACAGCAGATTCGACAACTTGAGGACGAGACTATCTCGATTCGCTACGAGGCTTACCCGGCGTCCGATTCCGGTAAAACCTACTCGAAGGGAGATCTGGAAGCGATCGGCCGACAATTGCAAAGAACCGTAGAATCGACCAGCTGGGAATTGCCCAATCATAGCGTAATCGCCACCGAGAGTGGCTTGCTGGTGCGGCACCGTCGCGAAACACAGCGTCAGATCCTCTCATTTTTAAACGAAATTGGCATTGGTTTGCCGAAACCGTACGCTGGTGATTTGGATTCTAACGAGCCTCTCCCAGAGAAAGTGCGAGGAGGCATGGGACCAGGCGGTTTCTCCGCTCCTTCCGATGTCGAACATGGTGGCTTCTTTTAA